The sequence CTGGCGCGAAGTCGCGCGCCGGATCGCTCACGAAATCAAAAACCCCCTGACGCCGATACAACTGTCCGCGCAGCGATTGCGGAAGCGCTATGGTGCCGAATTGAATAGCTCGGTTTTCGACGAGTGTACCCGCACGATCATCGACGAGGTCGGCGTGCTGAAGAATCTGGTGAGCGAGTTTTCCAATTTCGCGCGGATGCCGGCCGGACCCCATTTGCCAACGGACCTGGGACAATTGCTGGAGGATTCATTAGTTTTATTCCGTGAGGGGCACCGTCGAGTTCAATTCCATCTGGCGGTCGAGGAGAACCTTCCGTCTCTGGACCTCGATCGCGACGGTATCCGTCGCGTGATCACGAATATCGTGGACAATGCGGTCGCGGCCTTGCCTCTGGCAGCGGCACCGGTCGGCGAAGCTCCAGTTGCTCCCGAAAGCTTCGCCGAGGGGAATGTCTGGCTTTCGGCAAGGCTCGACGTGGCTCAGGAAGAGGTGCGCATCGAAATCGCAGACGATGGTATGGGGATGACTCAAGAGGTGAAGGCCCGCCTTTTCGAGCCTTATTTCTCTACAAAGGCTCAGGGTACGGGCTTGGGGCTCGCCATTGTCCAGACGGTTTTGGCAGACCATCGGGCGTATATCCGTGTCCGAGATAACCAACCGTGCGGCAGTCGATTTGTGATCGAGATGCCGGTGCGTTCGGCTGCGGGAAGCCCGGTTGTCGAATCTTGATGGTTTCGGGAAATTTCATGCGAGGTCAGGTAAGAGGAAACTGCCATGGGTAAAAAGATTCTGGTCGTTGATGATGAAGAAAAGATCCGTTTGAGTCTCCGCGGAGTCCTGTCGGATGAAGGATATGCCGTTGTCGAGGCCGGCGATGGTCGCCGAGCCCTCGAGTTGCTGGATGCTGATATGCCCGATCTGGTAATCCTTGACGTTTGGCTTCCGGAGGTTGATGGATTGACCCTGCTGGAAACTGTGAAGGGTGACCACCCGGACCTGCCGGTCATTATCATCTGCGGCCATGCGAATATTGAAGCGGCCGTGCGCGCGACACGCCTGGGCGCCGCTGATTTCATTGAAAAGCCGTTCTCCATCGATGCACTTCTCGCATCGATTACCCGCGCGCTTGGGGAACCGACCGGCCAGGCTGCGACCGGGCCGGAGTGGGGGGGGGCCGTCGTCTCGCACGATGCGGAGTTGGTTCTGCCTCAGAAGACCATCGCGCGCAGCGTGACGGCCTCGGGGGTCGGACTCCATACGGGGATGCGGACAGGTGTGATCCTGCATCCGGTGGCGGCAGGCAGCGGCATTCTCTTCCAGAGTATGGCAAGCGAGAAATCCGTGCCTGCCCACGTCGATTTTGCCGACTCGACGGGTTATGCAACGACTCTTTTTCGGAGCGGGTTTGGCGCCAAGACCGTCGAGCATCTTTTGGCGGCTTTGCAGAGCTATGGTGTCACCAACCTGATGGTGAAAATGGAAGGAGAGGTGCCCGTCCTCGATGGTTCAGCGCTGGCCTTCTGTGATCTCCTCGAAGATGCCGGCATCGTCGAACAGGGTGGGCCCGGCGTGGAGCCTTATATCGTCAAGGAAAAACATGAAGTATCGCTCGATGGCAACACGATCGTGGTCGAACCTCATGATGGCTTGTTGGTGGACTATACCCTCGACTACCCGGACCCCGTCGGTGTGCAGCATTATGTCTATGAATTCGACGGAGCAGAGTCCTTCAAGGCCGAGATCGCACCTGCCCGGACGTTCGGGTTTGTGAATGAGTTCAGCAAATTGGTCGAGCACGGATTGGCCTATGGCGGCCGACTGGATAACTGTGTGTTGATCGGCGAAGACGGCGTCATCAACGGAGAACTTCGTTTCCCGGACGAGTTCGTGCGTCACAAGATTCTGGATGTGATCGGAGACTTTTCCCTGCTGGGGCAACCTCTGCGCGGGAAGATTACCGCGCGTGCGACAGGGCATCGTCATAACGTTGCGATGGTGCGCGAACTGCTGCAGGCGGCCTGAGTCGGGCCTCCTTTCGAGTTGAATCCGCGCCTCGTTACTGAATCCGCGGGTTCCCCAGTGTTCCCCTGATATCATAGAAGGTCTCGCCGTTTTTTCGTTTCGGCAGGAGTCTCGGGAGAACACGCAATCCGGAGGGTGCATCCGGATCGATGGTGAGTTCAAATCGGAGGTCGAGCATGCTCCGCTTCCAGGAGCGGTTGAGCTTTATCTTTCCGGTTGCGCGGATCGATACCTCGTTCCCGCTTGCCACGAAGTTGCGCACCTGGAGCGTGTCGCCCGCCGCCTCGACGGATAGATCCAGAGTTTCGAACGTGAGGTCCGGTACCTTGAATCCGCGCGCCATCAGGTCGCGGAGCGCGAGGTCTCGGACGGCCAGGATCAAGGTTCCATCGACGGTGCGCCCCTGGTCGGTTCCTTCAGCGTCAAGTTCAAGCGCGGCCGAACCATAAATCTTTCCGTTTGCCGGCAAGAGCCCACGGGTGCCATCCTCGAGGTTCAGGCCGGAGCCGGCCGCCGTGATCGCAAAATCATCGGGGTCGCCCGCTAACCGGGCCGCGAGTTCCCCGCCCCAGATATCCAGTTCCAGATCAAGCGCATTGCGTCGCCCGGGCACGAGCAGGCTGATGATTGAGGGCGTCGCCTGAAGTCCGGCGACTCGGAGTTCAAAGGCTTCATCACGATCGGGTACGACCCGCAAATCCTCGACGTGGTAGCCGAAAAGGGGTCGGAACTGGAGCGTCCTGAAGTCTACCGTCGTGTCGGACCCGGCGGTCGCGCGGTCGAGGCTCTGACGGATCAGTGTTTCATGAGGGAAGGTGACGATGATTGCGACCAGGAAAACGCAAACCGTAAAGCCTGTGTAGAGGAGTGGCAGACGTCTCTGCCTGGCACGACTCTGCAGGGACTTCAGGAGAGAACCGACAGTCATCGTGGCTGCAGTCGTACGACAATAATCGTCGCGTCCAATAGCGTGGGGTCCTTATATTGGCGTTTGAAGCTCGTGCGAGCCACCGTCATGCCGCCGCCACGAACCTCGATTGCGTGCAGCAGGCGAACCAATCGTTGCGCGGAGATCCCGGATAGCTTCATATCCACAGATTCTTCGCGAAAGTCTGCGTCGACTTCTCGGGTTGTGGGATTCATCGCAGTGATCTGTTCGCGCCCGACCACAGGAACGCTCACGGATTCCAGCTGGGAAAAAAGCGATCCGCGGTTTCCGCGGCCGGCTTTCTTCTGCAGTCTGGAGACCTTTTTCTCGAGGGTCTTGTAGCGGCTGGTCAATTCCTCGAGAGCGAGGCTGTCTCGTTGGGCGATCTTCAGATCACGATCCAGTCGCACAATCGAATTGGTCACGGGTTCATAGACGCCGAGCCAGAGGAGAAGAAAGAGACTCAGCGCACTCGCGCCGTAGAGAAGGTAGCGCTCGCGAGGTACGAGCCGATCGTGCCAGTCGCGCAGCTGGTCGAGATAGGGGCCGAGGCGCTCGCGCATCAGGATGCTCCCTCGGTCTCGAGGGTCGCTCGAAATTCGATCCGTCCATCGACGCCGGCCTTCACGTCCTGGACATTGGCCGCTGTGAATTCGGGCAACGAGCCCAGCGCGCTCGAGACAATATCGACAGACTCAAAAGTGTCGGTTCGTCCGCGGAATCGTACTCCGGTGGAATCGAGGGTCAGGTCGGCAACTTCGAGAGGGACCTCGGCGGGAATTGCGGCATGGATTGCGAGCAACTGGTCGAGCGTCGGAGCGCCCGCATTTCCGCCGCCCAGGAGGGCGCTTTTTTTCTCGAGTTGATCGAGTGCCGCTCGGACCCGACGTACTTCGGTGCCACGAGGGGCCTTTGGTGCGATGGTTCTTGTTTGACTATCGATCCGGGCGCGCAGCTGGTCGAGTTCGGCACTCCGCTCGGCGAACATCAGTACCCAGGTGCCGAGAACAATCACGGCCGCTGCTGCCGCAATCCAGCCAGTCCTGCGGAGTTGGCGATGCGCTTCCTCGCTCGGTGCGTGGTAAGCAAAGGCGCCGCTGCGGAAGTTGAGCCACTGCTGGGTCGGCTGGGTGGCCGCTCGCGCGAGAGCCGCCGCCCGCAGGGCCTCGTCCGGAACGTTGCGCAGCCATTCGGGCCCCTCGTCGCGTAGCGAATTTCGAGGGGGCGTCTCGGGCAGCACGACCTCCTGGGCCAGCCCGGGGTCGCCGGTGACGATGATTTGCGCGGGGAGTTCATTTCCGTAGGCTGCGGCGGCCCATCGGACCTCTTCGAGGATAGCCGCGGGTTCCTCGCTGCCGATCCCGTGGAGTTTCGCGATCTGGCCGTTCTCGGAGAAAGCCAGACCGCCATCGTCGCGCAGGTCCACCAGGAGTGTGGTCCGCGAGTCTTGGTTCATCAGGTCCGCGGTTGCCAGCGTTCCGAGGGTGACCAACGCCGGATCGATCCCGGAGTTTTCGAGAAACTCCAGATGAGCGGCGATATCCTCATTGCGACAAACAGCGGCCAGAACCGTGGCACTATGCGCGGCCTCGCCGAGGACTCGCCACGCCACGACGCTGGTTTCTATATCCAGCGGGACTTCTGACTCGAGTTCAAAGGGGATTGTGGCTTGAAGCTTTGAGGTTTCCTTGAAGGGTAGGTGCAATATGCGATGGCTGACCATCGCGGCTGGTAGCGTCGTGGCGATCGCATCCGGCGTCGCCGGGCATTCCCGGGCGAGGCTTTGCCTGAGTTCGTCGGCCGCTACCGTTTCGGCAGCAAATTCGACCGTCCACGATTTGCGGAACTCGACGGTTTTTCCCGAGCGGGCAAGCAGCGCACAGACGGCGCCCTCCGCTCCCATATCGATGCCAAGAGTAATCACTGTTTAAAACGTACCGGATTCCGCGCAAAGTCCCAATTCATCGACTTCGCTCCGACCAATAGAGCCTTTCGAGACGGTCTCCTTGTCTTCGGGCGACCGTTTCCAGACTCTCGATCGTCGAACCGACGCGGCCTGTGGCAAAAAGCCGAAAATACTCGCTGCGCTGGCCGTATTTAATGGGAATTCCATCCTTCCGGTTCTCGGCAGGGCAGAGATCATCGAGCGGAAGATCCTTTCCGAACCCTTGCAAGGGCATGGGATAATTTTCATCGACTTCGCAACCCGCAGCGGCAAGTACCCGGGCACTTGCGGTGTCGGCATTGATACCCTGATGGCCGTCTCGTCCGTCGCTACGCCGATAGGCGGTCAGAAAGGGGCGCAGGCTGTCGATCGTCTTTTCGTCGAAGCCCTGAATCAGGCGAAGTTCCTCGAGGCTGCGCAAGGGCCCGCCATGCGGCTGGCACGGAAATGGAAGCGCGCACGTGCCTGCCGCGAGACTCGCTTCGCCGGGCCCCGCGTCGGCATCCACCCAGACAGCGACGCTGTCGAGAAGAGCCACATCGAGTTCGAGGCTTTCAAACAGCTTCTCGAGAGCTCTTCGGTGGGGGCGATCCGCGATCTGGTTGAGGTTCAATTTGCCTTCCTCGTCCTCCACGCGGATCGAGACGTCGCCGGCGCCGAGCGGGAGAACCACCAGCGAGAGCGGTAAAAGCGAAAGGCGCGTTGTGGGCTCCCTGGTGCGAAGCATCTGGCCGAGGTAGGCGCTTCCACCTTCTTCGGCGGCCCGAGCCAGCAGCCTT is a genomic window of Candidatus Binatia bacterium containing:
- the lpxC gene encoding UDP-3-O-acyl-N-acetylglucosamine deacetylase: MGKKILVVDDEEKIRLSLRGVLSDEGYAVVEAGDGRRALELLDADMPDLVILDVWLPEVDGLTLLETVKGDHPDLPVIIICGHANIEAAVRATRLGAADFIEKPFSIDALLASITRALGEPTGQAATGPEWGGAVVSHDAELVLPQKTIARSVTASGVGLHTGMRTGVILHPVAAGSGILFQSMASEKSVPAHVDFADSTGYATTLFRSGFGAKTVEHLLAALQSYGVTNLMVKMEGEVPVLDGSALAFCDLLEDAGIVEQGGPGVEPYIVKEKHEVSLDGNTIVVEPHDGLLVDYTLDYPDPVGVQHYVYEFDGAESFKAEIAPARTFGFVNEFSKLVEHGLAYGGRLDNCVLIGEDGVINGELRFPDEFVRHKILDVIGDFSLLGQPLRGKITARATGHRHNVAMVRELLQAA
- the gspN gene encoding type II secretion system protein GspN, yielding MTVGSLLKSLQSRARQRRLPLLYTGFTVCVFLVAIIVTFPHETLIRQSLDRATAGSDTTVDFRTLQFRPLFGYHVEDLRVVPDRDEAFELRVAGLQATPSIISLLVPGRRNALDLELDIWGGELAARLAGDPDDFAITAAGSGLNLEDGTRGLLPANGKIYGSAALELDAEGTDQGRTVDGTLILAVRDLALRDLMARGFKVPDLTFETLDLSVEAAGDTLQVRNFVASGNEVSIRATGKIKLNRSWKRSMLDLRFELTIDPDAPSGLRVLPRLLPKRKNGETFYDIRGTLGNPRIQ
- the gspM gene encoding type II secretion system protein GspM — encoded protein: MRERLGPYLDQLRDWHDRLVPRERYLLYGASALSLFLLLWLGVYEPVTNSIVRLDRDLKIAQRDSLALEELTSRYKTLEKKVSRLQKKAGRGNRGSLFSQLESVSVPVVGREQITAMNPTTREVDADFREESVDMKLSGISAQRLVRLLHAIEVRGGGMTVARTSFKRQYKDPTLLDATIIVVRLQPR
- a CDS encoding type II secretion system protein GspK, which produces MKSNERGIALVSALLSVALLTLIVLEATDAAMLHSHLARNAGDSSAARLLARAAEEGGSAYLGQMLRTREPTTRLSLLPLSLVVLPLGAGDVSIRVEDEEGKLNLNQIADRPHRRALEKLFESLELDVALLDSVAVWVDADAGPGEASLAAGTCALPFPCQPHGGPLRSLEELRLIQGFDEKTIDSLRPFLTAYRRSDGRDGHQGINADTASARVLAAAGCEVDENYPMPLQGFGKDLPLDDLCPAENRKDGIPIKYGQRSEYFRLFATGRVGSTIESLETVARRQGDRLERLYWSERSR